One stretch of Candidatus Bathyarchaeota archaeon DNA includes these proteins:
- the gltA gene encoding NADPH-dependent glutamate synthase, whose protein sequence is MEKKPKPKICKESVPMPKQKIEKRIHNFNEVALGYTEEHAVAEAKRCLQCPQPKCIEGCPVEIDIPAFIKLISEHKFDEATKKVKEKNSLPAICGRVCPQEEQCQQQCVMGKAGEPVNVGRLERFVADYEMKKGVQSTSKQSSTGKKVAVIGAGPAGLTVAADLAKLGHEVVIFEALHKAGGVLVYGIPEFRLPKKIVAAEADYVRKLGATIKPNALIGRLFTIPELLRNRFDAVFIGTGAGLPRFLRLPGENLGGIYSANEFLIRVNLMKSYAFPEYDTPIRIGKKVAVVGAGNVAMDSARSALRLGAEEVYIVYRRSRKEMPARAEEIENAEEEGIIFKLLTNPTRFFGDEKGWVKQMECIKMQLGEPDESGRRRPVPIEGSEFLMNVDTVIIAVGRTPNPIIQLTTEGLETTKWGTIVVDEATGKTSIEGVYAGGDIVTGEATVISAMGAGKRAARAIHEYLMNKR, encoded by the coding sequence ATGGAAAAGAAGCCAAAACCAAAGATTTGTAAAGAAAGCGTTCCAATGCCTAAACAAAAAATAGAAAAAAGAATACACAACTTCAACGAGGTGGCACTTGGCTACACCGAAGAACACGCAGTTGCTGAAGCAAAAAGATGTTTACAATGTCCACAACCAAAATGCATCGAAGGTTGCCCTGTAGAGATAGACATTCCAGCGTTCATAAAACTAATTAGTGAACACAAATTTGACGAAGCCACAAAGAAAGTTAAGGAAAAAAACAGTCTTCCCGCTATTTGTGGGCGTGTTTGTCCTCAAGAAGAACAGTGCCAGCAGCAGTGCGTGATGGGTAAGGCTGGTGAACCCGTCAACGTAGGACGTCTGGAGAGATTTGTAGCAGATTATGAAATGAAGAAAGGTGTACAATCTACATCAAAGCAATCGTCTACTGGGAAAAAAGTAGCAGTTATTGGAGCTGGACCCGCAGGGCTTACTGTTGCCGCAGATCTCGCTAAACTTGGACACGAAGTTGTTATTTTTGAAGCTCTACACAAAGCAGGTGGCGTACTAGTTTACGGAATACCCGAGTTTAGGCTGCCCAAAAAAATAGTAGCAGCCGAAGCAGACTACGTTAGAAAGTTGGGTGCCACCATTAAACCCAACGCTCTAATTGGTAGACTATTTACTATTCCCGAACTTCTCAGAAACAGGTTTGACGCAGTTTTCATAGGAACAGGCGCAGGGCTTCCACGATTCTTAAGGCTTCCAGGCGAAAACCTAGGCGGAATATACTCAGCAAACGAGTTTTTAATTCGCGTGAACTTAATGAAGTCGTATGCTTTTCCAGAGTATGATACACCCATCAGAATTGGCAAAAAAGTGGCGGTTGTTGGCGCGGGCAACGTGGCTATGGACTCCGCTCGCTCTGCTTTAAGACTGGGCGCTGAAGAGGTTTACATAGTATACCGAAGATCGAGGAAAGAGATGCCTGCCCGCGCAGAAGAGATAGAAAACGCTGAAGAAGAAGGCATAATATTCAAACTTCTAACAAACCCGACAAGGTTTTTCGGCGACGAAAAAGGCTGGGTAAAACAGATGGAATGCATCAAAATGCAACTTGGAGAACCCGACGAATCCGGACGCAGACGCCCCGTTCCAATTGAAGGCTCAGAATTTCTCATGAATGTAGATACAGTAATCATCGCAGTTGGAAGGACACCAAACCCCATTATTCAACTGACAACTGAGGGCTTGGAAACTACGAAGTGGGGTACAATAGTGGTTGATGAGGCTACTGGAAAGACTAGCATTGAAGGCGTCTATGCTGGAGGCGACATCGTAACAGGCGAAGCCACGGTAATCAGCGCTATGGGGGCTGGAAAAAGGGCTGCCCGAGCCATCCACGAATACCTCATGAACAAAAGGTGA
- a CDS encoding NAD(P)/FAD-dependent oxidoreductase, with translation MKYDVVIVGAGPAGIFSALEFVENTSLNILILDKGADIDKRKCPASRGFGCLNCDPCNVLHGWGGAGAFSDGKLTLSTKVGGWLGKYVNEEELQELVGHVDGVYTRFGAPNNVYGVDVDRIEEIERRASLAGLKLVRQKVRHMGTEKCAETLRKMRSFLDGKVDVRTRSEVKGLIVRDGRVEGVETVGGDRIFAKYVVVAPGRSGAEWLKCEAQALGLKTLNNPVDVGVRVEVQAAVLEELTDVLYEPKLVYYSRFFDDYVRTFCVAPYGEVITESYDGVLTVNGQSYAERKSGNTNFAILVSTSFTEPFKEPIAYGKYIARLTNLLSGGVIVQRLGDLEAGRRSTEERIKRSTVVPTLRSATPGDLSFVVPYRYLVDILEMLEALDRIAPGLASRDTLLYGVEVKFYSSRLALIDCLETPIKNLFTIGDGAGLTRGLVQASVSGVIAARQIVKREKT, from the coding sequence TTGAAATATGACGTTGTGATTGTGGGTGCTGGGCCAGCTGGCATCTTCTCGGCTTTAGAGTTTGTGGAAAATACGTCGCTGAATATTCTGATTCTGGACAAGGGAGCAGACATTGACAAGCGTAAGTGCCCCGCTAGTAGAGGGTTTGGATGCCTTAACTGTGACCCGTGTAATGTTCTTCATGGTTGGGGTGGCGCGGGGGCCTTCAGCGATGGAAAGTTGACTCTTTCTACTAAAGTGGGGGGTTGGCTTGGTAAATACGTCAACGAGGAGGAACTTCAAGAATTGGTGGGTCATGTTGACGGGGTCTATACTAGGTTTGGTGCTCCGAACAACGTTTATGGGGTTGATGTGGATCGGATTGAGGAGATTGAGCGTAGGGCATCTCTTGCAGGTTTAAAGTTAGTTCGGCAGAAGGTTCGTCACATGGGGACTGAGAAGTGTGCGGAGACGCTTCGGAAGATGCGGAGTTTCTTGGATGGCAAGGTGGATGTGAGGACTAGGAGTGAGGTGAAGGGGCTTATTGTTAGGGATGGACGTGTTGAGGGCGTTGAGACTGTTGGTGGTGACCGGATTTTTGCGAAGTATGTTGTTGTCGCGCCTGGGCGAAGTGGAGCGGAGTGGTTAAAATGTGAGGCTCAAGCTTTGGGCCTGAAGACGTTGAACAACCCGGTTGACGTGGGGGTTCGCGTTGAGGTTCAAGCCGCAGTTTTGGAGGAGTTAACGGATGTTTTGTATGAGCCGAAGCTTGTTTACTATTCGAGGTTTTTTGATGATTATGTTAGGACTTTTTGTGTCGCCCCTTATGGGGAGGTCATCACTGAGTCTTACGATGGTGTTTTAACGGTGAATGGGCAGAGTTACGCAGAGCGGAAGAGCGGCAACACGAATTTTGCGATTTTGGTCAGCACGTCTTTCACTGAGCCGTTTAAGGAGCCAATTGCGTATGGAAAGTATATTGCGCGGTTGACTAATTTGTTGAGTGGTGGTGTTATTGTGCAGCGGTTGGGGGATTTGGAGGCGGGGCGACGGTCGACTGAGGAGCGTATTAAACGTAGTACTGTGGTGCCTACGTTGCGGAGTGCTACGCCTGGGGATTTGAGTTTTGTTGTGCCGTATCGATATTTAGTGGATATTCTGGAGATGCTGGAGGCTTTGGATAGGATTGCGCCGGGGTTGGCTTCGAGGGACACGTTGTTGTATGGGGTTGAGGTGAAGTTTTACTCGTCAAGATTAGCATTAATTGATTGCTTAGAGACACCGATTAAAAATCTGTTTACTATCGGAGATGGAGCAGGGCTGACACGTGGACTTGTTCAAGCGTCGGTTTCAGGCGTGATAGCAGCAAGACAAATAGTAAAACGAGAAAAAACCTAA
- a CDS encoding ATP-dependent DNA helicase, whose amino-acid sequence MPESKVSRFLKEIRRAVKSKTSKSILPENYEIRGGQMEFIKEATKAIKNKEVFLGSAPCGIGKSLASLLAVLPQLEEDKLMICFRTRSQLHIYLKELRALSRDLSVASFFSKQYMCPLRIKVNLPYFDFFEECKRLKDNCESSTKPYCKFYWNNIRAKKQAEELALGCARKILAPKEAVRLMSRRGFCAYEALKRILHRVDFFLGTYHYVFNPKIRQTLLKSLGVDLSRVYLIIDEAHNLPTFARELLSDKLTRYAVERALKETERFEHEKLMSVREYLDILVEEVFQVAQQTLKSGELRRLNPQEIGDLFLNRSGVSGLEIARILQEYGEYVKEKRLEIGSERILSYIYRVGKFIETFLENDGTEYIHLVSKDQKSRIALEVRSFDGREMTNPVLRQVRGSILMSGFLSPPRVYRDLTLYEPNNACLKEFDPPFPPENRLILVARGVSSEFKRRNNEMLEKWGDYIEAISDANQGNIAVFFTSYGLMDRVFPLIKTDRKMIVEQQKTKRRDVIEQLTRSSDSLLFGVMGGKFSEGIDYPHNILTCVVAVGLPYATWDIYQKGLINYLEQHFPENGRTYAYLAPAILRLIQTCGRVHRSANDEGCIVILDGRVMRPDIRQYLPSYFKNEMKIIQTPAKCAEKISQFWLKSSTQALSS is encoded by the coding sequence ATGCCAGAGAGCAAGGTTTCAAGGTTCCTGAAGGAAATCCGCAGAGCTGTAAAAAGCAAGACCTCGAAGAGTATACTTCCTGAAAACTATGAGATAAGAGGAGGGCAAATGGAGTTTATCAAGGAGGCAACTAAAGCTATCAAAAACAAGGAAGTTTTTCTAGGAAGTGCTCCTTGTGGAATAGGCAAGTCTTTGGCTTCACTTCTTGCTGTTCTGCCTCAGCTTGAAGAGGACAAACTGATGATTTGTTTTAGAACTAGAAGTCAACTACACATTTATCTTAAAGAGTTGAGGGCGTTATCTCGAGATCTTTCTGTAGCATCCTTCTTCAGCAAACAATACATGTGTCCGCTGCGGATAAAAGTAAATCTTCCCTATTTTGACTTTTTCGAAGAGTGTAAGAGACTGAAGGATAATTGCGAGTCCTCTACTAAGCCCTATTGTAAGTTTTATTGGAATAATATCCGAGCCAAAAAGCAAGCTGAGGAACTGGCCTTGGGTTGCGCTCGAAAAATTCTAGCTCCAAAAGAAGCAGTTAGACTGATGTCTAGACGAGGATTTTGTGCCTATGAAGCACTAAAAAGAATTCTTCATCGAGTTGATTTTTTTCTCGGAACTTATCATTATGTTTTTAATCCTAAGATCAGGCAGACGCTACTGAAGAGTTTGGGGGTCGACCTTTCTAGAGTCTACCTTATCATTGATGAAGCGCACAATCTTCCCACTTTTGCCAGAGAGTTGCTTTCCGACAAATTAACAAGATATGCTGTGGAAAGGGCTCTCAAAGAAACTGAAAGGTTTGAACATGAGAAATTGATGTCGGTTCGAGAGTATCTTGACATATTAGTTGAGGAAGTTTTTCAAGTTGCCCAGCAGACTCTGAAGAGTGGGGAGCTTAGACGGCTTAATCCTCAAGAGATTGGTGATTTGTTTCTTAACCGAAGTGGAGTCTCTGGTCTAGAAATTGCAAGAATCCTTCAAGAATATGGCGAATATGTGAAAGAGAAGCGACTTGAAATAGGTTCTGAGAGGATTCTTAGCTATATCTATCGAGTAGGCAAGTTCATAGAGACTTTTCTCGAAAACGATGGTACGGAGTATATCCATCTGGTGAGTAAGGATCAGAAGAGTAGGATTGCTTTAGAGGTCAGGAGTTTTGATGGAAGGGAGATGACGAATCCTGTTCTGCGGCAGGTCCGTGGAAGCATTCTTATGAGTGGGTTTCTCTCTCCTCCTAGAGTTTACAGAGATTTGACGCTTTACGAACCCAACAACGCATGTCTCAAAGAGTTTGATCCTCCTTTTCCGCCTGAGAATAGACTCATATTGGTTGCCCGAGGTGTGTCATCGGAGTTTAAAAGAAGAAATAACGAGATGCTTGAGAAATGGGGAGACTACATCGAAGCCATATCTGATGCAAATCAAGGCAATATAGCTGTTTTCTTCACAAGTTATGGATTAATGGATAGAGTTTTCCCTTTGATAAAAACGGACAGGAAGATGATTGTGGAACAGCAAAAGACGAAAAGAAGAGATGTGATTGAACAACTGACTAGGTCTTCTGACAGCTTGCTGTTTGGAGTAATGGGAGGCAAATTTAGTGAGGGAATTGATTATCCCCATAACATTTTAACATGTGTAGTCGCTGTAGGTCTCCCTTACGCAACGTGGGACATTTACCAGAAAGGTCTGATAAATTATCTTGAACAACATTTTCCTGAGAACGGTAGGACATATGCATATTTGGCGCCTGCGATACTCCGTTTAATTCAAACATGTGGACGCGTCCACCGATCAGCTAATGATGAAGGTTGTATAGTAATCCTGGACGGACGCGTCATGCGTCCAGACATCCGACAATATCTTCCAAGCTATTTCAAGAATGAAATGAAAATAATACAGACTCCTGCAAAGTGTGCGGAAAAGATTAGCCAGTTCTGGCTTAAGTCATCTACACAAGCGCTCTCATCGTGA
- a CDS encoding UPF0147 family protein encodes MVSKKKLKEYEERIGQATVVLGQISEDTTTPRNIRRAAKESIGALQTGELTPAVRASNAVSVLDDILQDPNMPPYTRVKLWNVMSLLEAIKD; translated from the coding sequence ATGGTGAGTAAGAAGAAATTGAAAGAATACGAGGAAAGAATAGGACAGGCCACGGTGGTGCTTGGTCAGATTTCTGAAGACACGACAACCCCACGCAACATAAGGCGGGCTGCCAAAGAGTCAATAGGTGCACTTCAGACTGGAGAATTAACTCCTGCGGTGAGGGCTTCGAACGCAGTTTCTGTTCTCGACGATATTCTTCAAGACCCGAATATGCCGCCGTATACTCGAGTGAAACTTTGGAATGTGATGAGCCTTCTAGAAGCAATCAAAGATTGA
- the tmk gene encoding dTMP kinase, whose translation MEETKHHSVFICIEGIDGSGKTTQAHRLVKTLTKKGYDAVYTTEPSKGTYGKIIRKHILQGNNRVPTVVEAVLFAADRVDHVENEVKPLLKAGKTVVCDRYVYSSIAYQGAVNLNQEWIRELNKHAVKPDLAVYIDVLPKIVINRIKRRKSVMETLQTQENVRKLYLKLVEEKQLVMVDGNVSIKEVAEAIENMVLKFLEKH comes from the coding sequence GTGGAAGAGACTAAGCATCATAGCGTGTTTATTTGTATTGAGGGCATCGACGGCAGTGGAAAAACCACACAGGCCCACCGCCTCGTAAAAACTCTTACAAAGAAAGGATACGACGCCGTCTACACCACAGAACCCAGCAAAGGCACCTACGGCAAAATAATAAGAAAACACATACTTCAAGGAAACAACCGCGTCCCAACAGTCGTAGAAGCCGTGCTCTTTGCAGCAGACCGTGTCGACCACGTCGAAAACGAAGTCAAACCACTCTTAAAAGCAGGAAAAACTGTTGTCTGCGACCGCTACGTATACTCTTCCATTGCATACCAAGGAGCAGTCAACCTCAACCAGGAATGGATAAGAGAACTAAACAAACATGCTGTCAAACCAGACCTAGCAGTATACATCGACGTTCTGCCAAAAATCGTAATCAACCGTATTAAACGAAGAAAATCAGTCATGGAGACGCTGCAGACACAAGAGAACGTACGAAAACTATACTTAAAACTAGTAGAAGAAAAGCAACTTGTAATGGTCGATGGAAACGTCTCAATAAAAGAAGTAGCTGAAGCCATTGAAAACATGGTTTTAAAGTTCTTAGAGAAACACTAA
- a CDS encoding HD domain-containing protein: MNQRWGEIKDPVHGYVYITETEKDIIDSFPMQRLHRLRQLAGAEYVYPGANHTRFEHSIGTMYLAQRLTENSNLSQYLSKEETQMIRLAALLHDVGHGPFSHVFEYLLEKFLGKTHEEITVWMIEKSELSDILEKAGYDADEAAKLATGSLRRKGKMFMDQIIQSAVDVDKLDFIVRDTYHTGAEYGNVDVFRIIHMLDVLDENLAVDIGALSALESFILARIESFKSIYFHRVSRAAQIMLATAMEKAKDELGLVNFKTPEEYLALNDYTVWTMLKLCEKSRKIMKNLERRRLLKCVYDQTFHVKDKTVSKLFSTEEIRNEMRDKIAGEASVNPQFVVIDVPTLPSVPYHHSALIEPMEIPIFHKTRDGKKVPQRLSEISRIFEALRGFINVVRVYTEEKYRVEVSEAATKVLGELPYSARISY, encoded by the coding sequence ATGAATCAGCGTTGGGGCGAAATAAAAGACCCCGTTCACGGATACGTTTACATAACCGAAACAGAAAAGGATATAATAGATTCTTTTCCGATGCAACGACTCCACAGACTCCGCCAACTGGCAGGCGCAGAATACGTCTACCCTGGCGCCAACCACACACGTTTTGAGCATTCCATAGGCACCATGTACCTAGCCCAGCGACTAACAGAAAACTCTAATCTCTCCCAGTACCTGTCCAAAGAAGAAACTCAAATGATTCGTCTCGCAGCGTTACTTCACGATGTGGGACACGGACCGTTTTCACACGTTTTTGAGTATTTGCTCGAGAAATTCCTCGGCAAAACCCATGAAGAAATAACCGTTTGGATGATAGAGAAATCCGAGTTGAGCGACATCTTGGAAAAGGCGGGATACGACGCAGATGAAGCAGCAAAACTCGCCACAGGTTCGCTGCGCCGAAAAGGAAAAATGTTCATGGATCAAATCATCCAGAGCGCTGTCGATGTCGACAAGCTTGACTTCATTGTCAGAGACACTTACCACACCGGCGCAGAATACGGTAACGTAGACGTTTTCCGCATAATCCACATGCTCGACGTCCTAGACGAAAACCTAGCTGTCGACATAGGCGCGCTCTCTGCTCTCGAATCTTTCATACTAGCCCGCATAGAATCCTTCAAAAGCATCTACTTCCACCGCGTAAGCAGAGCCGCCCAAATAATGCTTGCAACAGCCATGGAAAAAGCAAAAGACGAATTAGGACTTGTGAATTTTAAAACACCCGAAGAATACTTGGCTCTTAACGATTACACCGTCTGGACAATGCTAAAACTGTGCGAAAAATCCCGCAAAATCATGAAAAACCTGGAAAGGCGGCGGTTGCTCAAATGCGTCTACGACCAAACTTTCCATGTCAAGGACAAAACAGTCTCCAAGCTATTCAGCACCGAAGAAATCCGCAACGAAATGCGAGACAAAATCGCCGGAGAAGCAAGTGTGAACCCACAGTTTGTAGTCATCGACGTACCAACACTACCCTCTGTACCCTACCACCACTCTGCCTTAATTGAACCCATGGAAATCCCTATCTTCCACAAAACAAGAGACGGAAAAAAGGTTCCTCAACGTCTCAGCGAAATTTCGAGAATCTTCGAAGCGTTAAGAGGATTCATAAACGTCGTACGTGTCTATACCGAAGAAAAATATCGCGTAGAAGTTAGTGAAGCGGCAACAAAGGTGCTAGGCGAACTTCCCTACTCGGCAAGAATATCCTATTAA
- a CDS encoding DUF126 domain-containing protein — MRVLKGRTIVLGYCRGTALVAKKPISFLGGVDPNTGTIIEKNHDLEGKKLKDTILCFPHGHGSTVGSYVLYALAKKNLAPKAIVNQTADPVVVVGAIIAEILMVDQIDIRQIRSGDKVEVDGEKGAVKILEKNPCT, encoded by the coding sequence ATACGCGTGTTAAAAGGAAGAACCATCGTCTTAGGATATTGCAGAGGAACAGCGTTAGTGGCAAAAAAACCCATAAGCTTCTTGGGAGGCGTAGACCCAAACACGGGAACAATCATAGAAAAAAACCACGACTTAGAAGGAAAAAAACTGAAGGACACAATTCTCTGCTTTCCCCACGGCCACGGCTCAACAGTAGGCAGCTACGTTCTCTACGCCTTGGCAAAAAAGAACTTAGCGCCAAAGGCAATCGTAAACCAAACAGCCGACCCCGTCGTAGTGGTAGGCGCCATAATCGCAGAAATTCTAATGGTAGACCAAATAGACATCAGACAAATCAGATCGGGCGATAAAGTTGAAGTTGACGGGGAAAAAGGAGCAGTTAAAATCTTGGAGAAGAACCCATGCACTTGA
- a CDS encoding aconitase X catalytic domain-containing protein, with the protein MTTEEEKMYDGEYGWACQISMRILTRLGDLFSATKLIPIKSAHLSGVSYKTLGDAPIEFLEELAKTAGKARVEVTLNPSSLDPNLTKFSRNKHEKQRQIIGLYKKMGADPTLTCTPYYLKQPLQGFHFAWAESSAVVYANSVLGVYTNREGSPSALAAALVGKTPDYGMHRPENREPAVLVNVETRLRNEAEFGALGIRLGNLLNDKIPLLKGLPKHDNDDLKQLGAAMATAGMTTIFQTGKPVEKTWQEKVSVEREDIENTMESLSTTAEQPDLVFLGCPHCSIEELEEAATFLEGKRVKDNLRLWICTSRWLKEKAENYVNIVEEAGGHVVCDTCAIVTWLRDLGINSVMTNSAKTAYYAPTMNKVDALFASLSECLETACL; encoded by the coding sequence TTGACAACTGAAGAAGAAAAAATGTACGATGGCGAATACGGCTGGGCATGTCAAATTTCTATGCGGATTCTCACCCGCCTCGGCGACCTGTTCAGCGCAACAAAACTAATACCCATAAAATCAGCCCACCTGTCTGGAGTGTCTTATAAAACTCTTGGTGACGCCCCAATTGAATTTTTAGAAGAACTTGCAAAAACGGCGGGGAAAGCCAGAGTGGAGGTAACGCTTAACCCTTCTAGCCTCGACCCCAACCTAACCAAGTTTTCAAGGAACAAACATGAAAAACAACGTCAAATTATTGGCCTATACAAGAAAATGGGTGCGGACCCCACTCTAACCTGCACACCTTATTATCTGAAACAGCCTTTGCAGGGTTTTCATTTTGCGTGGGCCGAGTCCTCAGCAGTAGTATACGCAAACTCGGTCTTAGGTGTCTACACAAACAGAGAAGGAAGCCCAAGCGCCTTAGCCGCGGCACTAGTTGGAAAGACTCCAGACTATGGCATGCATAGGCCAGAAAATCGTGAACCCGCTGTTCTAGTTAACGTCGAGACGAGGCTTAGGAATGAAGCTGAGTTTGGAGCTTTAGGCATACGCCTAGGAAATCTGCTCAACGACAAAATTCCCCTTTTAAAGGGCTTACCCAAGCATGACAATGATGACCTCAAACAGCTAGGTGCCGCAATGGCTACAGCTGGAATGACAACCATATTTCAAACGGGTAAACCAGTTGAAAAGACGTGGCAAGAAAAAGTCTCTGTTGAGAGAGAAGACATAGAAAACACCATGGAAAGTTTATCTACAACAGCTGAACAGCCAGACCTAGTTTTTCTCGGCTGCCCCCACTGTTCCATAGAGGAACTAGAGGAAGCGGCGACTTTTCTTGAGGGGAAAAGAGTGAAAGATAATTTGCGGTTGTGGATTTGCACATCTAGATGGCTTAAGGAAAAGGCAGAAAACTACGTCAACATAGTCGAGGAAGCTGGCGGACATGTGGTATGCGACACTTGTGCCATAGTCACGTGGTTAAGGGATCTTGGAATAAACTCGGTCATGACAAACTCCGCTAAAACAGCTTACTACGCCCCTACAATGAATAAGGTGGACGCGTTGTTTGCTTCGTTAAGCGAATGTTTGGAAACAGCTTGCCTATAA
- a CDS encoding LysR family transcriptional regulator — protein MTRLPISTKNPKIKPAFKLWFEINGKYVFGEGTHKLLESIKAEGSLSAAAKALDMSYRYAWGLVKDVEERLGTHVVKTRRGGKHGGQTELTEAGLSLVTDYKELKKSMADVCKL, from the coding sequence ATGACTCGGTTGCCAATTTCCACAAAAAACCCAAAAATCAAACCTGCCTTCAAGTTGTGGTTCGAAATCAATGGAAAATACGTGTTCGGAGAGGGAACACATAAGCTCCTTGAAAGCATCAAGGCAGAAGGTTCACTTAGTGCTGCTGCCAAGGCTTTAGATATGTCTTATCGCTATGCGTGGGGTCTCGTCAAAGACGTAGAAGAACGTCTTGGGACACATGTTGTTAAAACTCGAAGGGGTGGAAAGCATGGAGGTCAAACAGAGTTAACAGAGGCGGGTCTTTCGCTAGTCACAGACTATAAAGAATTGAAGAAGAGTATGGCTGACGTCTGCAAGCTTTAA
- a CDS encoding DUF47 family protein: MEKWFARRRKSKVLELADRQMILATDTVADLQRAVTAAAKNNKKEAETHIGHLSKIEHEIDELRRTIFEELTKNTMAPHDREDIMHLVKRLDEMADHVKDAARSLDLILKMDIPKVFWELLVYVSTKLVECTRILRRAIEALGTNPPEAKRLAITIDKIEGEIDAKYQKIKELFLQHSDEMNAATVIFLRDLAEEMEHVADSCDDTADYVRILAATREF, from the coding sequence ATGGAAAAATGGTTTGCGCGAAGACGGAAATCCAAGGTTCTCGAACTTGCGGATAGGCAGATGATTTTAGCCACAGACACGGTTGCGGATTTACAGAGAGCCGTAACTGCAGCTGCAAAAAACAACAAAAAAGAAGCTGAAACTCATATTGGACATTTGTCTAAAATTGAACACGAAATCGATGAACTGCGAAGAACCATCTTTGAAGAATTAACAAAAAACACAATGGCTCCTCATGACCGCGAAGACATAATGCATCTCGTTAAAAGACTGGATGAAATGGCGGACCACGTTAAAGATGCGGCGAGAAGCCTCGATTTAATACTTAAAATGGATATTCCAAAGGTTTTCTGGGAATTACTTGTTTATGTATCAACTAAACTGGTTGAATGCACGAGGATTTTGCGCCGAGCAATTGAGGCGCTTGGAACGAATCCGCCGGAAGCAAAAAGGCTTGCAATAACGATTGATAAAATAGAGGGTGAAATTGACGCAAAATATCAAAAGATAAAGGAACTTTTTCTTCAACATTCAGACGAGATGAATGCGGCAACAGTGATTTTTCTTCGAGACTTGGCAGAAGAAATGGAGCATGTGGCAGATTCGTGCGATGATACTGCGGATTATGTGAGAATTCTTGCGGCTACAAGAGAATTCTAA